The following is a genomic window from Desulfovibrio porci.
CTTGCAAGTGGATCAGTATACAGGCGCAGCATAGCGCCATTTGATATCAAAGACAAAGGGGCGCGCCGCTGTGCGACACGCCCCCGAATCGGTGAAAGACCTTTGCCCGCCGTTTATCTGGGCACGGCCAGAATGACGTGCATGGCCTTGACGATGGCCGTGACTTTCTTGCCCGGCGCCAGCTGGAGTTTGTCCACGCTGCCCATGGTCACGATGGCGGTGATGCCCGTGCCGCCGAGCAGGTCCACCAGCACTTCGGCGTTGACCGCGCCGGGGGTCACCCTGGACACAGTGCCGCTGAACTGGTTACGGGTGGAAAGCAGATAGTCCTCGGCGTCGTTCATCAGCAGAACGAAGCTGGCCTTGATCAGGGCCATGGCCTCCACGCCGGGCTTGAGGCCCAGTTTTTTGGTGCTGGTCTGGGTGATGGAGGCCACGATGCTCTGGCCGCCTTCCACGCTCAGTTCCACTTCATCGTTGACCGCGCCGGAACGAACCGCCACGACCTTGCCGTGAAAAACATTTCTTGCGCTGGTTTCCATATTTTTTCTCCTTGCCGCGGGCACAGCCCCGCGAAGATGGCGGCGGAACGCGTCCGCCGCGAGTTGCTGTCACGATGCGATTTTGTAGGCGTATTCCCCCCAAAGGTCCAGCCGGTCACGCTTTGCCGCTTTCAATGCATATGGGCGCAAAGGAAGTGCAGCCCCCACCCGGCGGCATCGCTCTCAACTCCTTTATAATCACGTTGTTGCAATAAACCGTGATTATTGTCACGCTTGGGTTTTTGCAAGGCGCGTCCGCCGAAATTTTTTCGCTGTTCCACAAAAAATATCTTCAGACGCACAAAAAAGCGGAGGGGGAGCTCCGCCTTTTGCCACCCGGATGGAGGCCGGATGTTGTGGCCCGGCGTGATTGGGGCACGTCAGGCCTCTGGAAATTCAGAAAGTTACAACATTGCCGTTGCCAAACCGGGCCAACGGCCCGACAAAGTAACGTTACTCTGCCCTAGAAAGGCCAGATATTGTCCATCAGCCGCGTAAACCACCCCGGCTTCTGCTTGTCGGCCAGCACGCCGCGTCCGTAGTATTCAATGCTCGCGTCCGCGATCTGGGTGGAATAGACGCTGTTTTCGGCATCCACGTCCTTGGAGCGGATCATGCCGCGCACCACCATATATTCGGTTTCCTCGTTGACCCGGATCTCGCGCGCGCCCTCAATCTGCAACAGGCCGCCGGGCAGTACGCGGAGAACACGGGCCGCCATGGAGGTGGTCACGTAGTTTTCACGCTTGGTCTTGCCTGTGGCCGAAAGATCGCTGACCGAGGTGGTGCTCAAGGTCGGCGTGCCCACGCGGCTTTGCGGGCCGAGGCCCACCAGAGGGATGAAGCCGCTCTTGCTTTTGCCGAACATGGCGGCCACCTGGTAATCGTTGGAGCCGTCCTTGTTGGCCGTGGTCTCGGCCTTGT
Proteins encoded in this region:
- a CDS encoding TOBE domain-containing protein, with product METSARNVFHGKVVAVRSGAVNDEVELSVEGGQSIVASITQTSTKKLGLKPGVEAMALIKASFVLLMNDAEDYLLSTRNQFSGTVSRVTPGAVNAEVLVDLLGGTGITAIVTMGSVDKLQLAPGKKVTAIVKAMHVILAVPR
- a CDS encoding flagellar basal body L-ring protein FlgH, coding for MKTQLIVPVLGLAFLLCTACGGGAHKRPALQPPVTPPQEYRQETSGPNNPGSLFAASEEDTLFADSRARRVGDIVVVKLVENTKAQNKAETTANKDGSNDYQVAAMFGKSKSGFIPLVGLGPQSRVGTPTLSTTSVSDLSATGKTKRENYVTTSMAARVLRVLPGGLLQIEGAREIRVNEETEYMVVRGMIRSKDVDAENSVYSTQIADASIEYYGRGVLADKQKPGWFTRLMDNIWPF